The following are encoded together in the Saliniramus fredricksonii genome:
- the ettA gene encoding energy-dependent translational throttle protein EttA: protein MARQFIYHMRGLSKTYSGGKKVLDNVHLSFYPDAKIGVLGPNGAGKSTLLRIMAGLDKEWNGEAWVADGARVGYLPQEPRLENDKTVRENVELGVAPLKAILERYNDLAMNYSEETADEMTALQDEIEAKDLWDLDSKVDQAMDALRCPPDDWGVENLSGGERRRVAMCRLLLEQPDLLLLDEPTNHLDAETVSWLEGHLRTYPGAILIVTHDRYFLDNVTGWILELDRGRGIPYEGNYTSWLEQKQKRLSQESREDEARQRTIEREREWVSASQKARQTKSKARIQRYEELVQKAQDKGPTTAQIIIPIAERLGANVIEFDNLKKGYEDKLLIDGLSFKLPPGGIVGVIGPNGAGKTTLFRMITGQETPDEGTITIGETVQLGYVDQSRDALDANKTVWEEVSGGNEIIYLGKREMNSRAYCSAFNFKGGDQQKKVGMLSGGERNRVHLARILKSGANVLLLDEPTNDLDVDTLRALEDALEDYAGCAVIISHDRWFLDRIATHILAFEGDSHVEWFEGNFADYEEDKKRRLGTDSTIPKRIKYKKFTR, encoded by the coding sequence GTGGCGCGACAGTTCATCTATCATATGCGGGGTCTCTCGAAGACCTATTCCGGGGGCAAGAAGGTGCTGGATAACGTGCACCTGTCCTTCTATCCGGATGCCAAGATCGGCGTGCTCGGGCCCAACGGCGCGGGTAAATCCACGCTCCTGCGCATCATGGCCGGGCTCGACAAGGAATGGAACGGCGAGGCCTGGGTGGCTGACGGCGCGAGGGTCGGCTACCTGCCGCAGGAGCCCAGGCTCGAGAACGACAAGACCGTGCGCGAGAATGTCGAGCTCGGCGTCGCGCCGCTCAAGGCAATCCTGGAGCGCTACAACGATCTCGCCATGAACTATTCCGAGGAAACCGCCGACGAGATGACGGCGCTCCAGGACGAGATCGAAGCCAAGGATCTGTGGGATCTCGATTCCAAGGTCGATCAGGCCATGGACGCCCTGCGCTGCCCGCCGGACGATTGGGGCGTGGAGAACCTTTCCGGCGGTGAACGCCGCCGCGTGGCCATGTGCCGGCTGCTGCTCGAACAGCCCGACCTGCTGCTCCTCGACGAGCCGACCAACCATCTCGACGCCGAGACGGTCTCCTGGCTCGAAGGGCATCTGCGCACCTATCCCGGCGCGATCCTGATCGTCACCCACGATCGCTACTTCCTCGACAATGTCACCGGCTGGATTCTCGAGCTCGATCGCGGGCGCGGCATTCCCTATGAGGGCAACTACACCTCGTGGCTGGAGCAGAAACAGAAGCGCCTTTCGCAGGAATCGCGCGAGGACGAGGCGCGCCAGCGCACCATCGAGCGCGAGCGCGAATGGGTCTCCGCTTCGCAGAAAGCCCGCCAGACGAAATCCAAGGCGCGCATCCAGCGCTACGAGGAACTTGTCCAGAAGGCGCAGGACAAGGGTCCGACCACGGCGCAGATCATCATTCCGATCGCCGAGCGGCTGGGCGCCAACGTGATCGAATTCGACAATCTGAAGAAGGGCTACGAGGACAAGCTGCTCATTGACGGCCTCTCCTTCAAGCTGCCACCGGGCGGTATTGTCGGCGTGATCGGCCCCAACGGCGCCGGCAAGACCACCCTTTTCCGCATGATCACCGGCCAGGAGACTCCGGACGAAGGCACGATCACCATCGGCGAGACGGTGCAGCTCGGCTATGTCGATCAGTCACGTGATGCGCTCGACGCCAACAAAACCGTCTGGGAAGAGGTTTCGGGCGGCAACGAGATCATCTATCTCGGCAAGCGCGAGATGAATTCCCGCGCCTATTGCTCGGCCTTCAATTTCAAGGGTGGCGACCAGCAGAAGAAGGTCGGCATGCTCTCGGGCGGTGAGCGCAACCGCGTCCATCTCGCGCGCATCCTCAAGAGCGGTGCCAATGTGCTGCTGCTCGACGAACCGACCAACGATCTCGACGTCGATACCCTGCGCGCCCTCGAGGATGCGCTGGAGGATTACGCCGGCTGTGCGGTGATCATCAGCCACGATCGCTGGTTCCTCGATCGCATCGCCACCCACATCCTCGCCTTCGAGGGCGACAGCCATGTGGAATGGTTCGAGGGCAACTTCGCCGATTACGAGGAAGACAAAAAGCGCCGGCTGGGCACGGATTCGACCATCCCCAAGCGCATCAAGTACAAAAAGTTCACCCGCTGA
- a CDS encoding L,D-transpeptidase → MKLTGFTALTAFAAACLIVPASGIGDGGEASAQSRAAYNQPPGAHQQQARQPNLGGGFLEMLITGRDPTPRTHAAPRTHAAPPAQQAQRRQAAPQQTRAHAPRQAQAPARTAPQTRNNAQTAAPQRARQAPRSLPANDAMPARIISARTPPTVRHQNATARSAAPQSAARTGNSRVASLQASAPAPRANPRNTPVAERFRRTTVDYSGPYGPGTIVVDTSSRFLYFVQPGGKAIRYGVGVGRQGFSWRGTETVSRKAEWPDWRPPESMRRRQPELPRFMAGGPENPLGARALYLGNTLYRIHGTNEPHTIGQAMSSGCIRMMNEDVKDLYERVRVGSRVVVM, encoded by the coding sequence ATGAAACTGACAGGCTTTACGGCTCTGACCGCCTTCGCGGCGGCCTGCCTCATCGTTCCCGCGAGCGGGATCGGTGACGGCGGTGAAGCGTCGGCGCAAAGCCGCGCCGCCTATAACCAGCCTCCGGGAGCGCATCAGCAGCAGGCCCGCCAGCCCAATCTCGGCGGCGGCTTCCTCGAAATGCTGATCACCGGACGCGACCCGACACCGCGCACGCATGCTGCGCCCCGCACGCATGCCGCACCACCAGCGCAGCAGGCGCAACGTCGCCAGGCGGCTCCGCAACAAACCCGCGCACATGCGCCGCGACAGGCGCAGGCACCCGCCCGCACGGCGCCGCAGACGCGCAACAATGCCCAGACTGCCGCACCGCAGCGCGCCCGCCAGGCGCCCCGTTCACTGCCGGCAAATGACGCCATGCCCGCGCGGATCATTTCCGCCCGCACACCGCCGACGGTGCGCCATCAGAATGCGACCGCCCGCAGCGCCGCTCCGCAATCCGCAGCGCGTACTGGCAACAGCCGGGTTGCGTCATTGCAGGCGAGCGCGCCCGCACCGCGCGCCAATCCCCGCAACACACCCGTTGCCGAGCGTTTCCGGCGCACCACGGTCGATTACAGCGGCCCCTATGGCCCCGGTACGATCGTGGTCGATACGTCAAGCCGCTTCCTCTACTTCGTCCAGCCGGGCGGCAAGGCAATCCGTTACGGCGTCGGCGTCGGTCGCCAGGGCTTCTCATGGCGCGGCACCGAGACCGTCTCCCGCAAGGCGGAATGGCCGGACTGGCGCCCGCCGGAATCCATGCGTCGTCGGCAGCCGGAATTGCCGCGCTTCATGGCCGGCGGCCCGGAAAATCCCCTCGGCGCCCGGGCGCTCTATCTCGGCAACACGCTCTACCGCATTCACGGGACCAATGAGCCGCACACGATCGGTCAGGCCATGTCCTCCGGTTGCATCCGGATGATGAACGAAGACGTGAAGGATCTCTACGAGCGCGTCCGCGTAGGCTCCCGTGTGGTAGTGATGTAA
- a CDS encoding aspartate-semialdehyde dehydrogenase: MGYKVAVVGATGNVGHVLLDILAERAFPADEVVALASRRSQGKEVSFGDKTLKTKALETYDFSDIDICLMSAGGDVSKEWAPRIAAQGAVVIDNSSAWRYDQDVPLIVPEVNADAAAGFSKKNIIANPNCSTAQLVVALKPLHDHAGIRRVVVSTYQSVSGAGKAGEDELDRQTRAVYSLQDAVTEKFQKRIAFNLIPQIDVFMEDGYTKEEWKMLAETKKILDPKIRLTATCVRVPVFVSHSEAVNVEFERPISADEAREILRAAPGIMVVDKREDGGYVTPVDATGEDATYISRIREDATVENGIAFWCVSDNLRKGAALNAVQIAEVLVNRKLISPKAR, encoded by the coding sequence ATGGGTTACAAGGTCGCCGTTGTCGGCGCGACCGGCAATGTCGGGCATGTTCTGCTCGATATTCTCGCCGAGCGCGCTTTTCCCGCCGATGAAGTCGTGGCACTGGCCTCACGCCGTAGCCAGGGCAAGGAAGTCTCGTTCGGTGACAAGACCCTGAAGACGAAAGCGCTGGAGACGTATGACTTTTCCGATATCGACATCTGCCTGATGTCGGCCGGCGGGGACGTCTCGAAGGAATGGGCGCCGCGCATCGCCGCACAGGGCGCCGTCGTGATCGATAATTCCAGCGCCTGGCGCTACGATCAGGACGTGCCGCTGATCGTGCCGGAGGTGAATGCGGATGCGGCAGCGGGGTTCTCGAAAAAGAATATCATCGCCAATCCGAACTGCTCCACCGCGCAGCTCGTCGTGGCGCTGAAGCCGCTGCATGATCACGCGGGTATCAGGCGCGTCGTGGTCTCGACCTATCAATCCGTCTCCGGCGCCGGCAAGGCGGGGGAGGATGAGCTCGACCGGCAGACGCGCGCGGTCTATTCGCTGCAGGATGCTGTCACAGAGAAATTCCAGAAGCGCATCGCCTTCAATCTCATTCCGCAGATCGACGTCTTCATGGAGGACGGCTATACCAAGGAAGAGTGGAAGATGCTGGCGGAGACGAAGAAGATCCTCGATCCGAAGATCAGGCTCACCGCCACCTGCGTGCGCGTGCCCGTCTTCGTCTCGCATTCCGAGGCGGTGAACGTGGAATTCGAAAGGCCGATCAGCGCCGACGAAGCGCGCGAAATCCTGCGCGCGGCACCGGGCATCATGGTCGTCGACAAGCGCGAGGATGGCGGCTACGTCACCCCCGTCGATGCGACCGGCGAGGATGCGACCTATATCTCGCGCATCCGCGAGGATGCGACCGTGGAGAACGGTATCGCCTTCTGGTGCGTCTCGGATAATCTGCGCAAGGGCGCGGCGCTGAATGCGGTGCAGATTGCCGAGGTACTGGTCAATCGCAAGCTGATCAGCCCGAAGGCGCGTTGA
- a CDS encoding fluoride efflux transporter FluC: protein MGKALTTLALVALGGALGSVARVLVAQAVATRLGDSFPWGTLVVNVSGALLIGALLPLLAEIQAVVVSGSGSPAVALLIVGLVGSYTTVSSFSLQTIALLEEGSWRAAVANLLASVALCLGAVFVASRAVAALMGVV, encoded by the coding sequence ATGGGGAAGGCGCTCACGACTCTGGCGCTCGTTGCGCTCGGCGGTGCGCTCGGCAGTGTCGCGCGGGTGCTGGTCGCGCAGGCGGTGGCCACGCGTCTGGGTGATTCGTTTCCCTGGGGGACACTCGTGGTCAATGTGAGTGGCGCGCTGCTGATCGGTGCGCTGCTGCCCCTGCTGGCGGAAATCCAGGCTGTCGTGGTTTCGGGATCCGGTTCGCCGGCGGTGGCGCTCCTGATCGTCGGGCTGGTGGGCAGTTATACGACCGTCTCCTCGTTCTCGCTCCAGACCATCGCATTGCTGGAGGAGGGGTCCTGGCGGGCTGCGGTCGCGAATCTGCTCGCCTCGGTGGCGCTTTGCCTCGGGGCCGTCTTCGTGGCCTCAAGGGCGGTCGCGGCCCTGATGGGGGTGGTCTGA
- a CDS encoding fluoride efflux transporter FluC codes for MARDVHRGKTARSGSAAPLLPVALGGALGACARHLLGLALMMIWPESGLPLGSIAANGLGSFLIGFVAALMLHDGQFGATLARRQFLIAGFCGGFTTFSIFSFELLYFIETGAFALAAGYLLLSLIVWLGAVALGMRLGRRIRARS; via the coding sequence ATGGCGCGGGATGTGCATCGCGGCAAGACCGCGCGATCCGGATCTGCGGCGCCGCTCCTTCCCGTCGCACTCGGCGGCGCGCTTGGCGCCTGCGCCCGCCATCTCCTCGGCCTCGCGCTGATGATGATTTGGCCTGAATCGGGGCTGCCGCTCGGCAGCATCGCGGCAAACGGGCTCGGCTCGTTCCTGATCGGTTTCGTCGCCGCATTGATGTTGCATGACGGGCAGTTCGGAGCGACGCTCGCACGCCGGCAATTCCTCATCGCCGGCTTTTGCGGCGGGTTCACCACCTTCTCGATCTTCTCCTTCGAACTGCTCTATTTCATCGAGACCGGCGCCTTCGCCCTGGCTGCCGGTTATCTCCTGCTCTCGCTGATCGTCTGGCTCGGCGCCGTCGCGCTCGGCATGCGCCTCGGCCGCCGGATCCGCGCGCGATCATGA
- the prfB gene encoding peptide chain release factor 2 (programmed frameshift), whose translation MRAEFEALVETAKQSIGLLRRHLDWDHAQRRLAELNALSENPDFWNDADAAQKLMRERTALENQIETIKRLEQELEDAITLIELGDAEGDADTVAEGESALRSLEGEAERAQIEALLSGEADSNDTFIEVHSGAGGTESQDWAQMLMRMYIRWAEKRGFKVEVVEVSDGEEAGIKSATLMVKGHNAYGWAKTESGVHRLVRISPFDSNARRHTSFASVWVYPVVDDKIDIEVAESDCRIDTYRASGSGGQHVNTTDSAVRITHIPTGIVVACQQERSQHKNRAKAWDMLRARLYERELKMREEKANAEASSKSEIGWGHQIRSYVLQPYQLVKDLRTGKQSTSPNDVLDGALDPFMEASLAQKVSGSAGEPVADID comes from the exons ATGCGCGCCGAATTCGAAGCATTGGTCGAGACCGCCAAGCAGTCCATAGGGCTGCTGAGGAGGCATCTT GACTGGGATCACGCCCAGCGCCGTCTCGCCGAACTGAACGCCCTGTCCGAGAATCCCGATTTCTGGAATGACGCGGATGCCGCGCAGAAACTCATGCGCGAACGCACCGCGCTGGAGAACCAGATCGAGACGATCAAGCGCCTCGAACAGGAACTCGAGGACGCCATCACCCTGATCGAACTCGGCGATGCCGAAGGCGATGCCGACACTGTTGCCGAAGGTGAGAGCGCCCTGCGCAGCCTCGAAGGCGAAGCCGAGCGCGCCCAGATCGAGGCGCTTCTCTCCGGCGAGGCCGATTCGAACGATACCTTCATCGAGGTTCATTCCGGCGCGGGCGGCACCGAGAGCCAGGACTGGGCCCAGATGCTGATGCGGATGTATATCCGCTGGGCCGAGAAGCGCGGCTTCAAGGTCGAGGTGGTGGAGGTCTCGGACGGCGAAGAAGCCGGCATCAAGAGCGCGACGCTCATGGTCAAGGGCCACAACGCCTATGGCTGGGCCAAGACGGAATCAGGGGTGCATCGCCTGGTGCGGATCTCGCCCTTCGATTCCAACGCGCGCCGCCATACCAGCTTCGCCTCGGTCTGGGTTTACCCGGTGGTCGACGACAAGATCGATATCGAGGTCGCGGAATCCGATTGCCGCATCGACACGTATCGCGCCTCGGGCTCCGGCGGTCAGCACGTCAATACGACGGATTCCGCCGTGCGCATCACGCATATCCCCACGGGGATCGTGGTGGCGTGCCAGCAGGAGCGCTCACAGCACAAGAACCGCGCCAAGGCCTGGGACATGTTGCGCGCGCGGCTTTATGAGCGTGAATTGAAGATGCGCGAAGAGAAGGCCAATGCCGAGGCCTCCTCCAAATCGGAAATCGGCTGGGGTCATCAGATTCGCTCCTACGTGCTTCAGCCTTACCAGCTGGTGAAGGATCTGCGCACCGGCAAGCAATCGACGAGCCCGAACGACGTGCTCGACGGTGCGCTTGATCCGTTCATGGAGGCCTCGCTCGCCCAGAAAGTCTCCGGCAGTGCGGGCGAACCGGTCGCCGATATCGACTGA
- a CDS encoding glycosyltransferase family 4 protein codes for MPARRLLIATDAWHPQVNGVVRSIEHMVARAADFGFKTSVLEPGAFRSVPMPTYPEIRLALPRPSRIARFIAQARPQYIHIATEGPIGLMARRYCLARGLGFSTGLHTRFPEYAAARFPLSERPLYRMLRWFHAPADCVMVGTQTMLDELAAKGFDNLVLWQKGVDCAQFRPRARERPAGASPIYLTVARLAVEKNLEAFLALDLPGQKIVVGDGPDRARLEAIDPSARFLGKLTGEPLAEIYRSADVFVFPSLTDTFGIVMLEALASGVPVAAYPVPGPLDVLGNSGAGVMDRDLGHAILTAQTIDPAVCRAHAERFDWRASARQFYGHVLAHRLAEHNVHRDTRGPMPFAAKA; via the coding sequence CTGCCCGCGCGCCGGCTGCTGATTGCCACGGATGCCTGGCACCCGCAGGTAAACGGGGTCGTGCGATCAATCGAGCACATGGTCGCCCGCGCTGCCGATTTCGGCTTCAAGACGAGCGTGCTGGAACCCGGCGCCTTCCGCAGCGTACCGATGCCGACCTATCCCGAAATCCGCCTCGCCCTGCCGCGTCCGTCGCGCATCGCGCGCTTCATCGCGCAGGCGCGTCCGCAATACATCCATATCGCCACCGAGGGACCGATCGGCCTGATGGCGCGGCGCTACTGTCTCGCGCGGGGTCTGGGTTTCTCCACCGGCCTGCACACACGCTTCCCGGAATATGCCGCCGCGCGCTTTCCGCTCTCCGAGCGCCCGCTCTATCGGATGCTGCGCTGGTTTCACGCTCCCGCCGACTGCGTCATGGTCGGCACGCAGACCATGCTCGACGAACTGGCGGCGAAGGGTTTCGACAACCTGGTGCTCTGGCAGAAGGGGGTTGATTGCGCCCAATTTCGCCCGCGGGCGCGAGAGCGGCCTGCGGGTGCATCGCCGATCTATCTCACGGTCGCGCGGCTTGCGGTCGAGAAGAATCTGGAGGCCTTTCTCGCCCTCGACCTGCCCGGCCAGAAGATCGTCGTCGGTGACGGGCCTGACCGCGCGCGGCTCGAAGCGATCGATCCGTCTGCGCGCTTTCTCGGGAAGCTCACCGGCGAGCCGCTTGCGGAGATCTATCGCAGCGCCGATGTCTTCGTCTTTCCCAGTCTTACCGATACGTTCGGCATCGTCATGCTCGAAGCGCTCGCCTCGGGGGTGCCCGTCGCCGCCTATCCGGTGCCCGGTCCGCTCGACGTGCTCGGCAATTCCGGGGCCGGGGTGATGGATCGGGATCTGGGGCATGCGATCCTGACCGCGCAAACCATCGATCCGGCGGTCTGCCGCGCCCATGCCGAGCGCTTCGACTGGCGCGCGAGCGCGCGCCAGTTCTACGGTCACGTCCTCGCTCATCGGCTTGCCGAACACAATGTGCATCGCGATACGCGCGGGCCGATGCCGTTTGCGGCCAAGGCCTGA
- the phaR gene encoding polyhydroxyalkanoate synthesis repressor PhaR, translating into MATEKQPIIIKKYANRRLYHTGASTYVTLEDLGTMVKAGEDFLVYDAKSGEDITRSVLTQIIFEQENKEGGQNLLPVTFLRQLIRFYGDSMQAMVPSYLEHSMSLFTNEQEKIRAQMSETFGPKAFMALDEQVRSNMQMFTEAMKVFTPFANKGSAGKDDSEGQSGTGAEADIDSLKAQMAEMQARLNELAKK; encoded by the coding sequence ATGGCGACGGAAAAGCAGCCCATCATCATCAAGAAATACGCCAATCGCCGACTCTACCATACCGGCGCCTCGACCTATGTGACGCTGGAAGACCTCGGCACCATGGTGAAGGCGGGCGAGGATTTCCTCGTCTACGACGCCAAATCCGGCGAGGACATCACCCGCTCGGTGCTGACCCAGATCATCTTCGAGCAGGAAAACAAGGAAGGCGGCCAGAACCTTCTTCCGGTTACGTTTCTGCGCCAGCTGATCCGCTTCTACGGAGACAGCATGCAAGCCATGGTGCCGAGCTATCTCGAGCATTCCATGTCGTTGTTCACCAATGAGCAGGAAAAGATACGCGCCCAGATGAGCGAGACCTTCGGCCCGAAGGCCTTCATGGCACTCGACGAGCAGGTGCGCTCCAACATGCAGATGTTCACCGAGGCGATGAAGGTGTTCACGCCATTCGCCAACAAGGGATCCGCCGGGAAGGACGATTCCGAGGGCCAGTCCGGGACCGGCGCGGAGGCCGATATCGACAGTCTGAAAGCCCAGATGGCCGAGATGCAGGCGCGCCTCAACGAGTTGGCCAAGAAATAG
- a CDS encoding ATP-binding protein, whose protein sequence is MLAEFWNSASGWLIAVVAGLGMVGTISALMLLIAYFRLERHTRRIEDENEMLQDEVWRASESRELYRSLVEAQLDVIVQRDKSGRITFANDRYAEIVGRPRATLIGARTCPRVVEAGPTRRREDGAMLVDEAIDTGDAEPRWFAWIETPVHAPGGAIEILRAGREITERVVTERALAEERSRAQAANEAKSRFLATVSHEFRTPLNGIIGMTDLLLETDLDPEQTNYLRAVKTSGGALLSLIDEILDFSKIEAGKLDIANNPFDIRAVVEGVVELLAPRAQGKGIEIACHIAARTPASLIGDADRLRQVLVNLAGNAVKFTEIGGVGIEVDISETGGLVIAVSDTGPGIARDRIASLFEEFEQGDGSPAARHGGTGLGLAISRRIVERMQGDIDVESRPDAGSRFTITLPLPADGDADGRSELPDLRGKRYLVLARSPFEAPFIRRKLGEAGADVVLMASETEALAKIATASDIATPFAGLIVDCALGDDVARDIATAAREAGAQRCLVLLSPFERRDLGSPSAAGYDAYLVKPLRARSLYARLTEPVMPAADQAQEQVHAGPPRPRKSETGRTQRVLLAEDNEINALLAVKTLERLGAVVDWAKDGHEAFSLAEASFSGLRPDYDLVLMDIRMPGLDGLEATRRIRNLERAMTRRTPRRIIALTANAQREDEDAAIEAGLDGFLAKPFDIRDLSRLLTDAPARAMAGTS, encoded by the coding sequence ATGCTTGCCGAATTCTGGAACAGCGCTTCGGGCTGGCTGATCGCGGTCGTCGCGGGGCTCGGCATGGTCGGAACGATCTCGGCGCTGATGCTGCTGATCGCCTATTTCCGGCTCGAACGCCACACCCGGCGGATCGAGGACGAGAACGAGATGCTGCAGGACGAGGTCTGGCGTGCCTCCGAGAGCCGCGAACTCTATCGCTCCCTGGTCGAGGCGCAGCTCGACGTCATCGTCCAGCGCGACAAATCCGGTCGCATCACCTTCGCCAATGACCGCTATGCCGAAATCGTCGGGCGCCCGCGCGCCACGCTGATCGGTGCGCGGACCTGCCCGCGCGTTGTCGAAGCGGGTCCGACCCGCCGGCGCGAGGATGGTGCGATGCTGGTCGACGAGGCGATCGATACCGGCGATGCCGAGCCGCGCTGGTTCGCCTGGATCGAGACGCCGGTCCATGCGCCGGGCGGCGCCATCGAAATCCTGCGTGCAGGCCGCGAGATCACCGAGCGCGTCGTCACCGAACGTGCCCTCGCGGAAGAGCGCTCCCGGGCACAGGCCGCAAACGAAGCCAAATCGCGCTTCCTCGCCACCGTCAGCCACGAATTCCGTACGCCGCTCAACGGCATTATCGGCATGACCGATCTCCTGCTCGAAACCGATCTCGACCCTGAGCAGACCAACTACTTGCGCGCCGTCAAGACCTCCGGCGGCGCGCTCCTTTCCCTGATCGACGAGATCCTCGACTTCTCCAAGATCGAAGCCGGCAAGCTCGACATTGCGAACAACCCCTTCGATATCCGCGCCGTCGTCGAGGGCGTCGTCGAATTGCTGGCGCCGCGTGCGCAGGGCAAGGGTATCGAAATTGCCTGTCACATCGCCGCCCGCACACCCGCAAGCCTGATCGGTGATGCCGATCGCCTAAGGCAGGTCCTGGTCAATCTCGCGGGCAACGCCGTGAAATTCACCGAGATCGGCGGTGTCGGCATCGAAGTCGATATCAGCGAGACGGGCGGGCTCGTGATCGCGGTATCCGATACCGGTCCGGGTATCGCGCGCGATCGCATCGCCTCGCTCTTCGAGGAATTCGAGCAGGGCGATGGCAGTCCTGCGGCACGCCATGGCGGGACGGGGCTCGGGCTTGCCATCAGCCGCCGGATCGTCGAGCGCATGCAGGGCGATATCGATGTCGAGAGCCGCCCGGATGCCGGTTCGCGCTTTACCATCACCCTTCCCCTCCCCGCCGATGGTGATGCGGACGGACGCAGCGAACTTCCCGATCTGCGAGGCAAGCGCTATCTCGTTCTCGCCCGCTCGCCCTTCGAGGCACCGTTCATCCGCCGCAAGCTCGGGGAGGCGGGGGCGGATGTGGTGCTCATGGCCAGCGAAACCGAAGCGCTCGCCAAGATCGCGACGGCCTCGGACATCGCGACGCCATTTGCCGGTCTGATCGTCGATTGTGCGCTCGGTGATGATGTCGCCCGCGATATCGCAACGGCAGCGCGGGAGGCCGGCGCGCAACGCTGCCTCGTCCTGCTCTCGCCTTTCGAGCGCCGCGATCTCGGCTCACCGAGCGCGGCGGGATATGATGCCTATCTCGTCAAGCCGCTGCGGGCGCGCTCGCTCTATGCGCGGCTGACGGAGCCGGTCATGCCGGCTGCCGATCAGGCGCAGGAGCAGGTGCATGCCGGGCCGCCGCGTCCGCGCAAATCCGAAACCGGGCGCACGCAACGCGTCCTGCTTGCCGAGGATAACGAGATCAACGCACTCCTCGCGGTGAAGACACTGGAGCGGCTCGGCGCCGTAGTGGACTGGGCAAAGGACGGGCACGAAGCGTTTTCGCTCGCGGAAGCCTCGTTCTCGGGGCTGCGCCCGGATTACGATCTGGTGTTGATGGATATCCGCATGCCCGGCCTTGACGGACTCGAGGCGACACGGCGCATCCGCAATCTCGAGCGGGCAATGACCCGGCGCACACCAAGACGCATCATCGCACTGACTGCCAATGCCCAGCGCGAGGACGAGGATGCGGCGATCGAAGCCGGGCTCGATGGTTTTCTGGCCAAGCCCTTCGACATCCGCGACCTGTCGCGGCTCCTCACGGACGCCCCGGCACGCGCCATGGCCGGGACGTCGTGA
- a CDS encoding protein phosphatase CheZ: MSLAHKRYRIEETLGHDPRFFQPIEIPVTPVASAAPVSGEAAANDPRFEQIMTALEEIKRYMDPALRNSADVVEAYRREIAEVYELRGELDAMKLAITQTKREIASLYRSEEEGKGMRRVAGELDAVVGATETATSSILSGLEDIEAEANMLRASGMDSGNNDHVGAILDRVISMYEACNFQDLTGQRISKIVNVLKFVEERLDKMIGVWGGLEAFKEIADTHTDGLPALDDEKSLLNGPRLDEDDGHVDQGDIDALFD; this comes from the coding sequence ATGTCACTTGCCCATAAACGCTATCGCATCGAAGAAACCCTCGGCCACGATCCGCGCTTTTTCCAGCCGATCGAGATACCCGTGACGCCGGTCGCCTCCGCAGCACCCGTCTCCGGCGAGGCTGCCGCCAATGATCCGCGTTTCGAGCAGATCATGACTGCGCTCGAAGAGATCAAGCGTTACATGGACCCTGCCCTGCGCAATTCCGCCGATGTGGTCGAAGCCTATCGCCGCGAGATCGCCGAGGTCTACGAGCTGCGCGGCGAACTCGACGCGATGAAACTCGCCATCACCCAGACAAAGCGCGAGATTGCCTCGCTCTACCGCTCCGAGGAGGAGGGCAAGGGTATGCGCCGCGTCGCCGGCGAGCTTGATGCCGTCGTCGGCGCCACGGAGACGGCCACGAGCTCGATCCTGTCCGGGCTGGAAGATATCGAGGCTGAGGCCAACATGCTGCGCGCATCCGGCATGGATAGCGGCAACAACGACCATGTCGGCGCGATCCTCGACCGCGTGATCAGCATGTATGAGGCCTGCAATTTCCAGGATCTGACGGGTCAGCGCATCTCGAAGATCGTCAATGTGCTGAAATTCGTCGAGGAACGTCTCGACAAGATGATCGGCGTCTGGGGCGGGCTCGAAGCCTTCAAGGAAATCGCCGATACGCACACCGACGGCCTGCCGGCGCTCGATGACGAGAAGAGCCTGCTCAACGGGCCCAGGCTCGACGAGGATGACGGGCATGTCGATCAGGGCGATATCGACGCGCTGTTCGACTGA